The genomic DNA GTCAGCCATATCATCACAGCGCTGGAGAACGAACTGGGCATCGCGTTATTACACAGAGCTCGTACTGGATCTTCATTGACGGCAGAGGGGCAAACTGTTATTGCCCATATGCGGGAAATTGCTGGCCACATGGAACAGATTGAACAGAAAGTGGCTGCCCTCAATGGATTGACCATTGGGAGACTGTCAATCGGGAGCTTTCCCAGTTTTTCTGCACGGTATATTCCTACATTGCTTGCGCTATTCAAGGAACAGTTCCCAACAATTGATGTCCACCTTTATGAAGGAGGATATGAAGACATCCGCAAGTGGGTCCAAGATGGAACGGTCGACATCGGATTCACCGCCCTTCCTGTTCATAAAGTGGATTTCATCCCCTTACTGGAAGACCCCCTTTATGTAGTGATCCCTAAAGGACATTCCTTTTTTGGTAGAGGCACAGTCCATGTAGAAGATATGACCGGCCAATCGTTCATTATGCTACGCTCGGGATGCGAAACACTTATCGAGGAAGCATTTAAACAACATGGCGTCTCCCCATCCATCTCGTATGATATCAAGGACAATCAGACCGTCATTTCAATGGTGTCCAAGAACCTTGGCATTAGCATCATGCCCAATCTTGCACTTCCTGAGGAATCGATGGATCTCTACTATGCATCCCTCGAACCGCAATTGGTAAGGAACATCGGTTACATTACAAGGAAGGGAAAAGCCCCTTCTCCTCTAGCGTTGGAGTTCATGAACATAATCGATCATTGTTTTCCTGATCATTAACGTCTTTTAAAAGACGGTTAAACGTATGGATTAAGAAAGCTACAGGAATCATGCACCCGTCTATCTCTACAAGAGTGGACTCTCGGGCGCACCTCAATATTCCTCTATCGATAGATCAAAAGGATTAAAGATCCATCATTTGGGTATATGGTAATTGTTTCATAATCAGTTTGTCGAGATACATTCCTTGTATCCATTTGCTACCCCACAGATGTCATGCATCTTGAAAGCTGAGAACCACACTCTTCCATTGCGAATACAGTAACATTGAGACTCTGTTAACCTGAGATCAAGGAATGCTATGAGGGAGAATGATATGCTATTGACTAAAGAAAAACCCAAGAAATTAATTAGATTTATTTTGCTATTTTTCCCAATTCTCATGGGTATTATGGGCACCACCACTTTAGTTGTACTTGTAACATGGTTAATCCCGCCCAAAGACCTCCTATCCCAACTTCCTGCCATTATTCTTATCGCTATTGTCATTTATGTCCCCTGCATCATCTCCCTCTTGGTCCGTTACTCCTTCTTCAAGAAGGAGGAGGGCTCCTGAGGATGGAGGAGGCATCTGCTTGACGATTCATTTCCATCATGACACCGTAGCACTAAGAAAAGGTTGTAACACATCGATTCAGAAATTGAAATCAGGAGGAAACCTATGAATAGTAAGCGGATGCTGGTGGTTATCCTCTCCACATTAATCATAGTCGGATGCAACCAACAAACAACCAAACACGTCAAAAAAGAAGAACCAAAAGAAGTCAGCCTCGACCCCACCAAGCTGCTTCCCATCGGCACGGTGGTCAAGCTTTCAAACATGGATAAATCGGTGATGATCTACGGCTACAATCAAATTCAAGTAAGTACAAAAAATCAATTCGACTATATTGGGGTTCCATATCCCGAAGGCAATATATCTGCTGATTACAACGTGTTTTTCAACCGCAATCTAATTGAAGAGGTCTTACATAACGGCTACGTCACGGATGAGGATAAAAAGATCCGAGAAGAAGCCGATCGTGAGGGGAATGCGTATTAACCTTCCTGTAATAACCACACCATCGCCCAATAACCTGAAAAAGGAGAATGTGGACCGTCCACCATTCTCCTTTTCTTTTTCCTTGTATAGCCCCCACCTGTCAGGAAAGCGGCTGAAATTCAAACCGGTCCACAATGATCTCCATTCCTTCAGCAGGAGCTTTTCCGTCCATGAGCCACAGGTTGATGCCCACTTTTTCTCCCCTGCTGTCCGGGACGTCCCCTGTGTATTCCCAGTCCTGGATCTTGAACCACTCAAGCGGCGACGGCAGGTCCATGTAATGCCCGTGCAGGGACATGAACCGTATGCTACGGGGCGTCCACTTGAACGTGTGGGTCGAACAGTTTCCGTTCAATTTCATGGGGAACGAGTGGAGATTTCCCGGTTCTGAATAGGGCTGTACTACATACTGCGCGTTGTGGCCTCCCGGATTTCCCCATTTGGCAAATTCGATATCGATTTCACGATGGTGTTGCTCAGGTGAGTTTTCATCATAGGTGAATAAGCCAAGTACACCGTTCAGGTCCATCCGGTCCGGTCTTCCTTCCAGCCAAAACCGGTACGTCCCATACCCCAGTGTCTCGCTCAGCGTCACCTCGGCACATCTCCATGTGTTCTTGTGTTTCGTGATTCGTAAATGAAGACGTCCATCCCGGTCCACCCCTGCATTTTCCCCGGCAAAGTAATTCGGTCCAGGTCCGGTCTTCCTTGCACCGTTCTTCACGATCCACTCATATCCGCTCCACTGCAACGTCTTTTTAGTCAACTGTAGTCCCCCTTCTTTCATTCCTTACTGGTATCGTATGAAGGAGCTCTTTGATCCGAAGGGGTGTTTGTCCCGTCTTCCATCACATTCTGCGATTAGGTTTATCGTCATGGGTCATTGGGTACTGGGTTTACAGTAAATTATTGGATAACCTTGTCCACGGAATCCCTACATACGAGATCCACCCAAAGGAGATGAAAGCATGAAGAAAAGATGGTTATTCCCCCTTATTCTAGTGTTCATTCTTTCTGGATGCCAGAGCGAAAAACAGCCCGTCGGGAAGAAAGAAAAAGCGGCACCAGCGGCACCCCAGGAGACCAAAGTGGAAAAGGTGTCTTCCCAAACAACGGAAGAACTGATTGACCAAACGAACGGCGAGATCTATGAGAAGCATATCCCTTCCGATGACAACCAAAACGCGGCCAGATCCGCTTCAGAGGATGCAGCATATGAGTATCTCGATCACATCAAAAAAGAAGATACCGGGGACTGGGATGCGGAACGATGGGCGGCCTCCATCACCGAGAATCTCAGGGCCGGCTATAAGGAAAAAGCAGGAGAGCTAAAAAACTATGAGGTGGTATTTGATGAAATCAAGCTTCCCGATGGACGCCTCCTCCAGGACGTCGACCTTGAAGAACTGACGGAAGAACAAAAAGAAGTCAATATTGCACTCCTCATCGACTCCAGTGGCAGCATGAAAGCGGAAGTGGACGGTGAAAGCAAGATGGAACTGGCAAAGGAAAGCCTTGAAAACTTCGCCGGTGAACTTCCCGAAGGCGCACATGTCTCCTTGATCGCCTTCGGCCACAAAGGAACCGGATCGGACAGCGATAAGGAAATGAGTTGCAAAGCCGTTGAATCCTTTTATCCGATGGAGGAATATGACAAGGGGAAATTTGCAAGCGCCTTGGACGGGTTCGACCCTAAAGGATGGACTCCACTTGCTGAAAGCATCCTCCTTGCCAATGACCAGTTCTCGAAGGATGCCCAGAACTTCATCTACGTGGTGAGCGATGGCATCGAAACCTGTGACGGCGACCCTGTCGAAGCCGCGAAGAAAGTGAAGAAAGACAATACCGACGTCCAAGTCAACATCATCGGCTTCGACGTCGACTCCAAAGCCGACGACCAGCTTAAAAACGTCGCACGGGCAGGAGGCGGGAAGTACACTTCCGTCAAAACGAAACAAGAGCTCAAAGACATTGAAACCTCCTGGAAGGACAGCATCAGCGAAGGGACGTGGATCTGGTGGAAATCAGGCAACTTCAGCAACAATATCTGGACATCCGTCGATCATTATAATAATCTTCGTGACCTTTACAGTTCTTACCTTACTATGAGGAATCTCGAGCACGACCGATTCCTTGATGCAGTCAATGCCCTTTTAGACGATGAACTGATTGACCTGGACAAGAAACAGGAAATCCTTACGATCTTGGATGAACGAAACCAGAAAATCAAGGATTACATGAGCGGTTTGGAATCAGATAAAAAGGACGAAATCGAAGAAACGTCCGATGATCTGAAGAAAAAAGTGGATGAGATCGAGAAAAAGTTCAGAGACTGACCCCGGAAGTGCCGTTCAAGCGGCACTTTTTTTCATTTCCAGCTTAACTTGGCTAATGGGAATTCGTGAAAAACCCCGCATTCCTAAATGGATAATCATGGTATAATGTTTTTCATACATAAAGGAGGAATCCCAGCATGACCACCTATCCGACATTCACCACAACAAGACTCACTCTCAGACAGCTCCACCAAAAAGACGCACAGGCCCTCTTCACCCTTTACACTTCACCCGAGGTGCTGACCTACTTTGGCATGGAGCCACTCGAATCCATCGCCAAGGCTGAAGGGATCATCGAAGCGAGACAGGAAGCCGCAGGACTTGCCCCTATGCGCTGGGCCATCACCGATCAGGGGGACAACCTCATAGGCACATGCGGCTTCCATGCAACCTCCGTACCACACAAACGCTGTGAAATCGGCTATGATCTCTTGCCAATCCACTGGGGGAAAGGGTATATGACGGAAGCTTTACAGCCCGTCATCGACTATCTGTTCCGTGAAGTAGGTGTCGTCAGGGTCGGCGCGGTCATCATTCCGGAGAACGCGGGATCTTCACGCGTCGTGGAGAAGCTTGGATTCACAAGGGAAGGACTGCTCCGTGACTACATCATGCAAGATCAGCTGTCGCATGATGTATACAGCTACAGCATGCTGAAGAAAGAATGGGCAGACGGAGTTATGAGTTAACCCCGATTCGGCAATAATGGTCAGTGCAGATAAAAAGGAGCTGGTACCCATGCAACAACTCATCCACGGCTTTTTGCGCTGGCCGCTTGTCATCCGGATCTTGATCATGGCCCTTGCCGTCATGAGCACCTGCGGCGTCATGATCCACTATCTCGAACCGGACACCTTCCCCTCATTTTTTGACGGGATCTGGTGGGCCGTCATCACCACTTCGACTGTAGGATACGGAGATTTTGTCCCCAAGACGGCTGAAGGGAAAACCCTGGGCATCCTTCTCATCCTGGTAGGGGCAGGGTTTCTCTCTACCTACTTCGTCATGCTGGCAACGGAGACCGTGACGACTCAGAATGGATATATGGAGGGGAAGACCGCTTATAAAGGCAAGGGGCACGTCATCATCATCGGGTGGAACGAACGCACCCGTGAAATCATCCATCAGCTCACATCCCTGCAATCAAGCTGCGATGTGATCCTCATCGATGATTCCCTTCAGAAGAATCCTTATCGCAACAACCATGTTCATTTCGTCAAAGGTTCACCCTTCAAGGACGCCATCCTCCAAAAGGCCAATTTAAGTGAAGCAAAAATCGCCCTTGTCACATCAGATC from Rossellomorea marisflavi includes the following:
- a CDS encoding GNAT family N-acetyltransferase, whose protein sequence is MTTYPTFTTTRLTLRQLHQKDAQALFTLYTSPEVLTYFGMEPLESIAKAEGIIEARQEAAGLAPMRWAITDQGDNLIGTCGFHATSVPHKRCEIGYDLLPIHWGKGYMTEALQPVIDYLFREVGVVRVGAVIIPENAGSSRVVEKLGFTREGLLRDYIMQDQLSHDVYSYSMLKKEWADGVMS
- a CDS encoding glycoside hydrolase family 16 protein, with product MTKKTLQWSGYEWIVKNGARKTGPGPNYFAGENAGVDRDGRLHLRITKHKNTWRCAEVTLSETLGYGTYRFWLEGRPDRMDLNGVLGLFTYDENSPEQHHREIDIEFAKWGNPGGHNAQYVVQPYSEPGNLHSFPMKLNGNCSTHTFKWTPRSIRFMSLHGHYMDLPSPLEWFKIQDWEYTGDVPDSRGEKVGINLWLMDGKAPAEGMEIIVDRFEFQPLS
- a CDS encoding DUF4176 domain-containing protein: MNSKRMLVVILSTLIIVGCNQQTTKHVKKEEPKEVSLDPTKLLPIGTVVKLSNMDKSVMIYGYNQIQVSTKNQFDYIGVPYPEGNISADYNVFFNRNLIEEVLHNGYVTDEDKKIREEADREGNAY
- a CDS encoding LysR family transcriptional regulator; translated protein: MNSFQLKVLLKVIDNGSFTRTGDQIGLTQSGVSHIITALENELGIALLHRARTGSSLTAEGQTVIAHMREIAGHMEQIEQKVAALNGLTIGRLSIGSFPSFSARYIPTLLALFKEQFPTIDVHLYEGGYEDIRKWVQDGTVDIGFTALPVHKVDFIPLLEDPLYVVIPKGHSFFGRGTVHVEDMTGQSFIMLRSGCETLIEEAFKQHGVSPSISYDIKDNQTVISMVSKNLGISIMPNLALPEESMDLYYASLEPQLVRNIGYITRKGKAPSPLALEFMNIIDHCFPDH
- a CDS encoding potassium channel family protein, yielding MQQLIHGFLRWPLVIRILIMALAVMSTCGVMIHYLEPDTFPSFFDGIWWAVITTSTVGYGDFVPKTAEGKTLGILLILVGAGFLSTYFVMLATETVTTQNGYMEGKTAYKGKGHVIIIGWNERTREIIHQLTSLQSSCDVILIDDSLQKNPYRNNHVHFVKGSPFKDAILQKANLSEAKIALVTSDQNKDEMTSDMNTILSLLAIKGNQPSLHTVVEVLQKDQVENAKRAGADEVIQTNMQTSLVMMNSIISQGMSRTILKLLNHLKGNNLKLISVMDEHAGSTFQSLSAQLLKERVILLGIKKGENTLVNPPMDVVVETTDELLVISN
- a CDS encoding vWA domain-containing protein; translation: MKKRWLFPLILVFILSGCQSEKQPVGKKEKAAPAAPQETKVEKVSSQTTEELIDQTNGEIYEKHIPSDDNQNAARSASEDAAYEYLDHIKKEDTGDWDAERWAASITENLRAGYKEKAGELKNYEVVFDEIKLPDGRLLQDVDLEELTEEQKEVNIALLIDSSGSMKAEVDGESKMELAKESLENFAGELPEGAHVSLIAFGHKGTGSDSDKEMSCKAVESFYPMEEYDKGKFASALDGFDPKGWTPLAESILLANDQFSKDAQNFIYVVSDGIETCDGDPVEAAKKVKKDNTDVQVNIIGFDVDSKADDQLKNVARAGGGKYTSVKTKQELKDIETSWKDSISEGTWIWWKSGNFSNNIWTSVDHYNNLRDLYSSYLTMRNLEHDRFLDAVNALLDDELIDLDKKQEILTILDERNQKIKDYMSGLESDKKDEIEETSDDLKKKVDEIEKKFRD